A portion of the Halobacillus ihumii genome contains these proteins:
- a CDS encoding glycine betaine ABC transporter substrate-binding protein has translation MNNLRKWLPVVCLSALLILAACGESSSDSASDDSKNEKSGDKGTISIGMNNWAENVAVSNMWKIILENKGYNVELKQVQKGFLYEALSSGDLDIGMEIWLPHTDKAFYEKYKEEIDWRDTWYEGTKLGIVVPSYMKDVNTITDLKKQSDKFPDQKIVGIDAGASIMSLTKEALKAYNLDNYSLASSSGPTMMAELKNRMEEKEPIAVTLWKPHWAFAELDLKFLEDSKNVYGDSEDISYAARLGLEEDQPEVVKWFDNFMLNDQQLGSLMGALNEAESPEEGAQKWIDNHQDLIAEWTK, from the coding sequence ATGAACAATTTGCGTAAATGGTTACCTGTTGTTTGCCTTAGTGCACTCCTTATCCTTGCTGCCTGTGGAGAGTCAAGTTCAGATTCCGCAAGTGATGACAGCAAGAATGAGAAGTCAGGCGACAAAGGAACAATTAGTATTGGGATGAATAACTGGGCTGAAAACGTTGCAGTATCAAACATGTGGAAGATCATCCTGGAGAATAAAGGATATAACGTTGAACTTAAGCAAGTTCAAAAAGGTTTCCTGTATGAAGCTTTATCAAGTGGAGATTTAGATATAGGAATGGAGATTTGGCTGCCACATACAGATAAGGCTTTCTATGAAAAATATAAAGAGGAAATTGACTGGCGAGATACATGGTATGAAGGAACAAAACTTGGAATTGTTGTCCCTTCTTATATGAAAGATGTTAATACAATAACTGATCTTAAAAAGCAATCAGATAAGTTTCCAGATCAAAAAATTGTGGGCATCGATGCTGGTGCTAGTATTATGTCATTAACAAAAGAGGCATTAAAAGCGTACAATCTGGATAATTATTCTCTTGCATCCTCTTCTGGACCAACAATGATGGCGGAATTGAAAAACAGAATGGAAGAAAAAGAACCGATCGCAGTAACTCTATGGAAACCGCACTGGGCTTTTGCAGAGTTGGATCTTAAATTCCTCGAGGATTCCAAAAATGTTTACGGAGACTCTGAAGACATTTCTTATGCAGCAAGACTTGGACTTGAGGAAGATCAGCCTGAGGTTGTGAAGTGGTTCGATAACTTTATGCTAAATGACCAACAGTTAGGCAGCTTAATGGGAGCATTGAATGAGGCGGAATCCCCTGAAGAAGGTGCCCAAAAATGGATAGACAATCATCAGGATCTTATTGCTGAGTGGACAAAATAA
- a CDS encoding YfhD family protein translates to MGRDEHNSGKGKKKHKLPQTPDAQKHPGRDIEFSEEIADHEDFEALERSREADQRVHNRHEK, encoded by the coding sequence ATGGGAAGAGATGAACATAACAGCGGAAAAGGTAAGAAAAAGCATAAATTACCACAAACACCTGATGCTCAAAAACACCCTGGACGTGATATAGAATTTTCTGAAGAAATTGCTGATCATGAAGATTTTGAGGCATTAGAAAGAAGTCGAGAAGCAGACCAACGAGTTCACAACAGACACGAAAAATAA
- a CDS encoding 3-hydroxyacyl-CoA dehydrogenase/enoyl-CoA hydratase family protein yields the protein MSHKIKRAAVLGSGGMGAGIAAHLANVGIPTLLLDIVPRELNEAEKKHGLSLNDRSVRNRLASASKKALKKQKPSPITSEASLDLIEVGNMTDDMQKLQETDWVIEVVIENLDIKKKVLADIDKHRKQGSIVSSNTSGISIEAMSEECSEDFQKHFLGTHFFNPPRYLKLLEVIPTKTTDPAILSFMKEFGEDVLGKGVVVAKDTPNFIANRIGTYGLLVTVQEMIKGNYSIGEVDSITGPLIGRPKSATFRTLDVVGLDTFIHVANNVYEQVDGKEKEIFAVPDFMKTMQEKGWLGAKSGQGFFLKKRGEKGSDILQLNYETLEYEPRQKLKTKASEMAKQEKGTKRKIKALVSAKGDRAGDLIWSIMKPVLLYSAELYGKIADDVPSIDEAMRWGFGWELGPFELWDAIGVKESVERMKSEGETIPNWIEQMINEGHEQFYKQQNGNVYYFDQGSYQQQHFNTKHINLKRLKETKEVIKKNAGASLIDLGDELLGLEFHSQSNSIGMDIIQMINYAIDEVDTNYKGLVIGNQGKNFCVGANLGMMLMEAQDYNFFEIELVVKQFQDAMMRIKYSNNPVVSAPFGMSLGGGAEVCLPAAAIQASSETYMGLVEAGVGLIPGGGGNKELYLKHLRNIPQGVDFDLQKVVNTVFEKIAMAKVSSSAEGAKENGFLDQSDAISVNGDHLLHDAKQKVIGLADSGYQAPKRTKVPVVGEQGFATMLLGAKSLALSGYASDHDLKIAEKLAYVLAGGRVKEGTLVDEQYLLDLEKEAFLSLIGEAKTQARMQHMLLKGKPLRN from the coding sequence ATGAGTCACAAGATTAAACGAGCGGCGGTTTTAGGATCCGGGGGTATGGGCGCTGGGATTGCTGCCCATCTGGCAAATGTGGGTATCCCAACGCTATTGTTAGATATTGTACCTCGTGAATTAAATGAGGCTGAAAAGAAACATGGTTTGTCCTTAAATGATCGGTCTGTGCGAAACCGGCTTGCTTCAGCAAGCAAAAAAGCATTAAAGAAGCAGAAGCCATCCCCGATCACAAGCGAAGCCAGTCTTGACCTTATTGAGGTCGGTAATATGACGGATGACATGCAGAAACTTCAAGAGACTGACTGGGTGATTGAGGTTGTGATAGAGAACCTTGATATTAAGAAGAAAGTGCTTGCGGACATCGATAAGCACCGAAAACAAGGCAGTATTGTTAGTTCAAATACTTCTGGAATATCGATTGAAGCAATGTCTGAAGAGTGTAGTGAAGATTTCCAAAAACACTTTTTGGGTACTCACTTTTTCAATCCTCCTCGTTATTTGAAACTGTTAGAAGTGATCCCTACTAAGACTACAGATCCAGCTATTCTTTCTTTTATGAAGGAATTTGGCGAGGATGTCCTAGGGAAAGGTGTCGTGGTGGCAAAGGATACGCCTAACTTCATCGCTAACCGAATCGGGACTTATGGACTGCTGGTAACTGTTCAGGAAATGATAAAGGGAAACTATAGCATAGGAGAAGTGGATTCGATCACAGGTCCGCTGATTGGCAGACCAAAGAGTGCTACATTCAGAACTCTTGATGTAGTTGGATTAGATACATTTATTCATGTGGCTAATAATGTCTACGAACAGGTAGATGGAAAAGAAAAAGAAATATTTGCAGTGCCTGATTTTATGAAAACCATGCAAGAAAAGGGCTGGCTTGGGGCTAAAAGCGGCCAAGGATTTTTCCTGAAGAAACGAGGGGAAAAGGGTAGTGACATCCTTCAATTAAATTATGAAACACTTGAATATGAACCAAGACAGAAGTTAAAAACAAAAGCTAGTGAAATGGCAAAACAGGAAAAAGGGACAAAAAGGAAGATTAAAGCCCTCGTATCTGCTAAAGGTGACCGTGCAGGAGATCTTATATGGTCAATCATGAAACCGGTATTGCTTTATTCTGCAGAGTTATATGGGAAGATTGCTGATGATGTTCCATCTATAGATGAAGCGATGCGCTGGGGATTTGGATGGGAACTGGGTCCATTCGAGTTATGGGACGCAATCGGTGTTAAGGAATCAGTTGAGAGAATGAAGTCAGAGGGGGAAACAATACCAAATTGGATTGAGCAAATGATCAATGAGGGTCATGAGCAATTTTATAAGCAACAAAATGGAAACGTTTACTACTTTGATCAAGGTTCGTATCAGCAACAACACTTCAATACGAAACATATAAATCTTAAGCGGCTTAAAGAAACAAAAGAAGTGATCAAGAAAAACGCAGGTGCAAGTTTAATTGATCTAGGCGATGAATTATTAGGGTTGGAATTTCATTCGCAAAGTAATTCAATAGGCATGGATATTATTCAAATGATTAACTACGCGATTGATGAAGTAGATACAAATTATAAAGGTCTGGTAATCGGCAACCAGGGTAAGAATTTTTGTGTCGGGGCGAATCTTGGCATGATGTTAATGGAAGCGCAGGATTATAATTTCTTTGAAATTGAATTAGTTGTGAAACAATTCCAAGATGCCATGATGAGAATAAAATATTCAAATAACCCGGTAGTTTCTGCTCCGTTTGGCATGTCCCTTGGCGGAGGCGCAGAGGTCTGTTTACCAGCCGCTGCTATTCAAGCGTCAAGTGAAACTTATATGGGGTTGGTTGAAGCAGGTGTAGGCCTCATTCCTGGCGGAGGAGGAAATAAAGAACTTTACCTTAAACATTTACGCAATATCCCGCAAGGCGTAGATTTTGATTTGCAAAAGGTTGTCAATACAGTTTTTGAAAAAATAGCCATGGCCAAAGTATCTTCTTCAGCAGAAGGTGCAAAAGAAAATGGCTTTTTAGATCAGAGTGATGCCATTAGTGTGAATGGGGACCATTTGCTTCATGACGCTAAACAGAAGGTGATTGGGCTAGCTGATTCTGGTTATCAGGCACCAAAACGAACAAAAGTTCCAGTTGTGGGGGAACAAGGTTTTGCCACGATGCTTCTTGGAGCTAAGTCGCTTGCACTTAGCGGCTACGCAAGTGACCATGATCTGAAAATTGCGGAGAAATTGGCTTATGTATTAGCAGGAGGACGTGTAAAGGAAGGAACATTAGTTGACGAACAATATTTGCTTGATTTAGAGAAAGAGGCATTTTTAAGTTTAATTGGGGAGGCAAAAACTCAGGCCAGAATGCAGCACATGTTATTGAAAGGCAAGCCGCTGCGTAATTAG
- a CDS encoding VLRF1 family aeRF1-type release factor: MNLNDKIKKLENVHLEKPHRVFTMYLNTDPSDPDQQGGEWRIHLKNGFNNFEAFLQEEGDSEEKRNFEAVKEKVNHYIQENEQHFAKSVVLFATADDSVWFAERLQMPVNSEFYWEESPVLDQLKEMQETFPKTGVVLTQKNHIKLIDAELGSLNDTQLFELDLDTEDWRQHQGPHHADASMGSGGAKSSKQDEFQERFEANRYRWYKSVAPTIDKQAKQYGWQHIYLVGDKEETEDLKENMNKEIHKEINKNLLDHEEMHVLEEVVS; this comes from the coding sequence ATGAATCTGAATGATAAAATTAAAAAGTTAGAAAATGTACATTTAGAGAAGCCTCATCGGGTTTTCACTATGTATTTAAATACAGACCCTTCCGATCCGGACCAGCAAGGCGGGGAATGGCGGATTCATTTGAAAAATGGGTTCAATAATTTTGAAGCGTTTCTTCAGGAAGAAGGAGACTCTGAGGAAAAACGAAATTTTGAAGCTGTGAAAGAGAAAGTAAATCATTACATTCAGGAAAATGAACAACATTTCGCTAAAAGTGTAGTGCTTTTTGCAACAGCTGATGATTCGGTATGGTTTGCAGAAAGATTACAGATGCCAGTCAATAGTGAATTTTATTGGGAAGAATCTCCCGTACTTGATCAGTTAAAAGAAATGCAGGAGACTTTTCCGAAGACCGGGGTTGTCTTAACTCAAAAAAATCATATTAAATTAATTGATGCGGAGCTCGGGTCATTGAATGATACCCAATTATTCGAACTGGACTTAGATACAGAAGATTGGCGTCAGCATCAAGGGCCCCATCATGCAGATGCCTCAATGGGATCTGGTGGTGCCAAAAGCTCAAAACAAGATGAATTTCAAGAACGATTTGAAGCTAATCGATATCGCTGGTATAAAAGTGTTGCTCCCACAATTGATAAGCAAGCCAAGCAGTATGGGTGGCAGCACATTTATTTAGTGGGCGACAAGGAAGAAACGGAAGACCTAAAGGAAAATATGAATAAGGAAATTCATAAAGAGATTAACAAGAACCTTCTGGATCATGAAGAAATGCATGTACTGGAAGAAGTCGTCAGTTAA
- a CDS encoding AAA family ATPase codes for MHSIEQAKKSIGQVIIGQDEVIELLFTAILADGHVLLESVPGSGKTKLAKSFAKIMNGKFSRVQFTPDVLPSDVTGIQFFNPKTQEFELREGPVMTNVLLADEINRATPKTQSSLLEVMEEKQTTVDGETLHIAPPFFVMATQNPIEGNHGTFPLPEAQLDRFLFKINMGYPSLEEETNILNAYRLEEPLQELKTSLEKEEVLRLRKKVKEVMLAEDTLHYLLDLVRFTRSHPDIDLGISTRGALVFMRAVQARALLRERTYATPDDVKKLVPFVFEHRIVLSMEGAIRKTVEQVVAEIMEEVPVPVEAGEGS; via the coding sequence TTGCATTCTATAGAACAAGCAAAGAAATCCATTGGTCAAGTTATTATCGGCCAAGATGAAGTCATTGAATTACTTTTTACTGCAATATTAGCAGATGGTCATGTGCTATTAGAAAGTGTTCCCGGCTCAGGAAAAACAAAGCTTGCTAAAAGTTTTGCCAAAATTATGAACGGAAAATTCAGCCGGGTCCAGTTTACACCTGATGTTCTGCCTAGTGATGTTACAGGGATTCAGTTCTTCAATCCCAAAACACAAGAGTTTGAGTTAAGGGAAGGCCCCGTTATGACTAACGTGCTCCTGGCTGACGAAATTAACCGGGCAACTCCGAAGACTCAGTCAAGCCTTCTTGAAGTAATGGAAGAGAAACAAACTACTGTCGATGGGGAGACATTACATATAGCACCGCCATTCTTTGTTATGGCTACACAAAATCCCATTGAGGGCAACCACGGTACATTCCCATTGCCGGAGGCACAACTCGATCGGTTTCTTTTCAAAATAAACATGGGTTATCCATCCCTTGAAGAAGAAACAAATATTTTAAATGCGTATCGTTTGGAGGAACCGCTTCAAGAATTAAAAACCTCTCTTGAAAAAGAAGAGGTACTCCGGTTGCGCAAAAAAGTAAAGGAAGTCATGTTGGCAGAAGATACCCTTCATTATCTTCTCGACTTAGTCAGGTTTACGAGAAGCCACCCAGACATCGACTTGGGGATTAGTACGAGAGGCGCACTTGTATTTATGCGAGCTGTACAGGCAAGAGCCTTATTAAGGGAGCGAACTTATGCTACGCCGGACGATGTGAAGAAGCTTGTTCCTTTTGTATTTGAACATCGTATAGTGCTTTCAATGGAAGGAGCGATCAGAAAAACGGTAGAACAGGTCGTTGCAGAAATAATGGAAGAAGTACCTGTGCCAGTGGAGGCAGGGGAAGGCAGTTGA
- the crcB gene encoding fluoride efflux transporter CrcB has product MRKYIYIGIALGGGAGSAVRYWLSEAYNQTGLLPYGTLLVNLTGCFLLSFFFHNFFTSALPESVKKGITTGFAGSLTTFSTFSIESIELLQESLYVGGCYLSLSLIGGMIMTWAGFKLGESV; this is encoded by the coding sequence TTGAGAAAATATATTTACATAGGCATCGCTCTCGGTGGAGGGGCAGGATCTGCTGTACGTTATTGGCTTTCTGAAGCTTATAATCAAACCGGACTACTGCCCTATGGCACTTTATTGGTCAACTTGACTGGCTGCTTTCTGCTAAGTTTTTTCTTTCATAACTTTTTTACTTCTGCTTTGCCCGAGTCTGTCAAAAAAGGGATCACTACTGGATTTGCAGGGTCATTAACTACCTTTTCTACGTTTTCAATAGAAAGCATAGAACTGTTGCAGGAAAGCCTTTATGTAGGTGGTTGTTATCTCTCACTTTCGCTTATTGGAGGTATGATCATGACATGGGCTGGTTTTAAGTTAGGTGAGAGTGTATGA
- a CDS encoding proline dehydrogenase family protein translates to MEQLLRNFFLFLSKNRFFTKLAKQYGLRFGAGRFVAGETIPNAVTTIQQLNGKGLAVTIDHLGEFIDTEKEAKEAADGCIEAIKAIADNGLDSQLSLKLTSMGLDISEDTVMENMRRILRVAEEKDVFVTIDMEDHERCQQTLDIFKQLRSEFKHIGTVLQAYLYRTAEDIEELDQYNPNLRLVKGAYKESPKVAFPDKKDVDENYKKIIKMHLLNGNYTAIATHDDAMIEYTKQIVEKHNIPKDQFEFQMLYGIRVERQEELESEGYKMRVYVPFGNDWYGYFMRRLAERPANVAFVLKGVMGK, encoded by the coding sequence TTGGAACAACTTCTTCGTAATTTCTTTTTGTTTTTGTCTAAAAATCGTTTTTTTACAAAATTGGCTAAGCAATATGGCCTGCGTTTTGGAGCTGGGCGGTTCGTTGCTGGGGAAACCATCCCTAACGCTGTAACTACCATTCAACAATTGAACGGTAAAGGTTTGGCTGTAACCATTGATCACTTAGGAGAGTTTATAGACACTGAAAAAGAAGCTAAAGAAGCGGCGGACGGCTGTATAGAAGCGATCAAAGCGATTGCTGACAATGGCTTGGACTCCCAGCTTTCTTTAAAGCTGACTTCAATGGGGCTAGATATTTCTGAAGACACTGTGATGGAAAACATGAGAAGGATTCTGAGGGTCGCGGAAGAAAAAGACGTGTTTGTTACCATTGATATGGAAGATCATGAGCGATGCCAGCAGACCCTCGACATTTTTAAACAATTACGGTCTGAGTTCAAGCATATAGGTACAGTTTTGCAAGCTTATCTATATCGTACAGCAGAGGATATTGAGGAGCTGGACCAGTATAATCCTAACCTCCGCCTCGTTAAAGGAGCATATAAAGAATCACCTAAAGTGGCTTTTCCTGATAAGAAAGACGTTGATGAAAATTATAAGAAAATTATCAAAATGCATTTATTAAATGGAAACTATACAGCAATAGCTACCCATGATGATGCAATGATTGAATACACAAAACAAATAGTTGAGAAGCATAATATCCCGAAAGATCAATTTGAATTTCAGATGCTATATGGAATTCGCGTGGAACGACAGGAAGAGCTGGAGAGCGAAGGATATAAAATGCGTGTATACGTTCCATTTGGGAATGATTGGTATGGGTACTTTATGCGTCGATTAGCTGAACGACCAGCAAACGTGGCTTTTGTTCTAAAAGGTGTTATGGGGAAATAG
- a CDS encoding spore coat protein, with protein MNQNQPSNKIQNPETSVPKTPQMNERDFINDQLTTEKYMTGSYSVALNEASNETLYQDLSTIFKETQDCQRNLYNLMFKNGWYAVEQAEQTKVQQSYQQFNGYKTQFPYSVQ; from the coding sequence ATGAATCAAAACCAACCATCTAATAAAATTCAAAATCCTGAAACATCTGTTCCTAAAACGCCTCAAATGAATGAACGTGACTTTATTAATGACCAGTTGACAACCGAAAAGTATATGACAGGATCTTATTCAGTCGCCCTTAATGAAGCCAGCAATGAAACATTGTATCAGGATTTATCTACTATCTTTAAAGAAACCCAGGATTGTCAGCGAAACTTGTACAATCTTATGTTCAAAAACGGCTGGTATGCTGTCGAGCAGGCCGAGCAAACAAAAGTCCAACAATCCTATCAACAGTTTAACGGCTACAAAACACAGTTTCCTTATAGCGTTCAATAA
- a CDS encoding PH domain-containing protein → MFKKMATDALGLSDIGSVIKPEDYDKVDADDYVMHEDDEKIYFLIKSKSDEYCFTNKALIHVDGTSAASKQRTLRRYAYSTNQFTNVELETAGTIDLDVEIKFQLGNTHFDIDVHKKFIEDLKDLYKSLLKIAEINQENDILTGYAKQSLQTASATLQNSRSQESSVSAEFKDINESTFDWLLETKKKYHIKDFGYVFDLFIHN, encoded by the coding sequence ATGTTTAAAAAGATGGCTACAGATGCTTTAGGTTTAAGTGATATAGGCAGTGTTATCAAACCAGAAGACTATGATAAAGTAGATGCTGATGATTATGTGATGCATGAAGATGATGAGAAGATTTATTTCCTGATTAAATCAAAATCCGATGAGTATTGCTTTACAAATAAAGCTTTGATCCATGTGGATGGGACTAGTGCAGCAAGCAAACAGCGTACGCTTCGCAGATATGCATATAGTACAAATCAGTTCACAAACGTTGAGCTGGAAACGGCTGGTACGATTGATTTGGATGTAGAGATTAAATTTCAATTAGGAAATACACACTTTGATATTGATGTGCATAAGAAATTTATTGAAGATCTTAAGGATCTGTATAAATCGTTGCTGAAAATAGCTGAAATTAATCAGGAGAACGATATTTTGACTGGGTATGCGAAACAAAGTTTACAAACAGCTTCCGCCACGCTCCAAAATAGCCGAAGCCAGGAATCCAGTGTTTCAGCTGAATTTAAGGATATTAATGAATCTACTTTTGATTGGCTATTGGAAACAAAGAAAAAGTATCATATCAAAGACTTTGGATATGTCTTTGACTTGTTCATCCATAATTAA
- a CDS encoding DMT family transporter: protein MNKEWFKLVVAAFFEVGWVIGLKHAESVLAWSGTALAIYVSFYLLIASGKKLPVGTSYAVFTGLGTAGTVLAEIVLFGVPFQWIKVMLILFLLSGIVGLKLLTDSHGHEERETV from the coding sequence ATGAATAAAGAATGGTTCAAATTAGTAGTTGCGGCTTTCTTCGAAGTCGGCTGGGTGATTGGTCTTAAACATGCAGAAAGTGTATTGGCTTGGTCAGGAACCGCCTTAGCCATTTACGTTAGTTTTTACCTGCTCATCGCTTCAGGAAAGAAACTGCCAGTCGGTACTTCTTATGCTGTGTTTACTGGTCTGGGGACGGCGGGGACGGTATTGGCGGAGATTGTCTTGTTTGGAGTACCTTTTCAATGGATAAAAGTCATGCTGATCTTATTTTTGCTTAGTGGCATTGTAGGATTAAAACTCTTGACCGATTCACATGGACATGAGGAGCGTGAAACCGTATGA
- a CDS encoding DUF58 domain-containing protein, whose translation MKQWSKVADLESRKFNDTLLAFFIVTFVVSVYVNRTILLIPSGVMLILFAASAIYNKWSASKLHLVNRKQTIRLFPNDQGEIRFRLQNYSRTPVINGKLQFLMEKNVLVDSYPYSDASKGYKYSLPLSLMKQGETTIQLSVTAKRRGAVKMKDIKFMFPHLISFNSSILKFLPHFETEVIVYPELKPIKGIETIFEIAQGNQTALLSPYEDVLTPVGTREYVSSDPFHRIHWKASAKTQQLRTKVLEKQVDISWSIVVNITEETRLGNAHVSKQLENHLSYAAFLNQYAVKHGYQVDMFINARKQQSPPYYYQEEGTGKEHLRKSLETLARVRKDQLTVPFDELIHGMELHLYKRKTIIIIGEITDRSRQQLKLWQSKGMRLFQIVEDEGHALAVPLDKRRGMDA comes from the coding sequence TTGAAACAATGGAGCAAAGTAGCCGATTTAGAATCGCGTAAATTCAATGATACTTTACTGGCTTTTTTTATTGTAACGTTTGTTGTCTCTGTATATGTTAACAGAACTATCCTGCTGATTCCATCAGGGGTGATGCTCATTTTGTTTGCGGCAAGTGCAATTTACAATAAATGGAGTGCGAGCAAGCTTCATTTAGTTAACCGGAAACAAACGATTCGCCTGTTTCCTAACGATCAAGGGGAGATTCGTTTTCGGTTGCAAAATTATTCAAGGACACCGGTGATCAATGGCAAGCTGCAATTTTTAATGGAAAAAAATGTACTCGTGGACAGCTACCCCTACTCCGATGCTTCTAAAGGATACAAATATTCCTTGCCTCTTTCATTAATGAAGCAAGGAGAAACCACGATTCAACTGTCTGTCACTGCAAAGAGAAGAGGGGCAGTGAAGATGAAAGATATAAAATTCATGTTTCCTCATTTAATTAGTTTTAACTCGAGTATACTGAAGTTCCTGCCCCATTTTGAGACAGAAGTGATCGTTTATCCTGAGCTTAAGCCTATTAAAGGAATAGAAACGATTTTTGAGATTGCGCAAGGTAATCAGACGGCATTGCTTTCGCCGTATGAGGATGTTTTGACGCCGGTAGGTACGAGAGAGTATGTCTCAAGTGACCCTTTTCATCGGATTCATTGGAAAGCCTCTGCTAAAACACAACAATTAAGGACGAAAGTGTTAGAGAAACAGGTAGACATAAGCTGGTCCATTGTAGTAAATATCACCGAAGAAACGAGGCTTGGAAACGCTCATGTTTCCAAGCAACTCGAGAATCATCTATCCTATGCTGCCTTTTTAAATCAATATGCAGTAAAGCATGGCTATCAGGTGGATATGTTTATTAATGCCCGTAAACAGCAAAGTCCGCCATATTATTACCAAGAAGAAGGAACAGGTAAAGAGCATTTGCGGAAATCGCTCGAAACGCTAGCCAGGGTAAGGAAAGACCAGCTTACAGTACCTTTCGATGAGTTGATCCATGGAATGGAATTACATCTGTATAAAAGAAAAACAATTATTATTATTGGAGAAATCACTGACAGGTCTCGCCAACAGCTGAAACTTTGGCAAAGTAAGGGGATGCGCTTGTTTCAAATTGTAGAAGACGAAGGACATGCGCTTGCCGTTCCTCTAGATAAAAGGAGGGGAATGGATGCCTAA
- a CDS encoding DMT family transporter, with protein MSWMALIAAGLFEMFGVSMINQFHKSRTVLSLIAMISGFVLSFIFLSIAMKELPMGTAYAVWTGTGAAGGAILGMIFFDEPNDWKRLICIGVIIAAAVGLKLIS; from the coding sequence ATGAGCTGGATGGCATTGATCGCTGCGGGTCTATTCGAAATGTTTGGCGTATCCATGATCAACCAATTTCACAAATCACGAACTGTTTTATCACTTATTGCGATGATTTCCGGGTTTGTGCTTAGTTTTATTTTTTTATCAATAGCTATGAAAGAATTGCCAATGGGGACTGCCTATGCAGTCTGGACTGGAACAGGAGCAGCCGGAGGAGCTATTCTTGGCATGATCTTTTTTGATGAGCCCAATGATTGGAAACGTCTAATTTGTATAGGCGTGATTATTGCAGCAGCTGTTGGGTTAAAATTAATCAGCTAA
- a CDS encoding copper ion binding protein: protein MQLTLEVNGMTCSHCEKAVKDVLTKLEGVHAVEVDVDSGKTTIAYDESYVSKELMKEAIEAQGYKPVG from the coding sequence ATGCAACTAACATTAGAAGTGAATGGGATGACATGCAGTCATTGCGAGAAAGCCGTTAAGGATGTGTTAACGAAACTAGAAGGGGTACATGCTGTTGAAGTGGATGTGGATAGCGGGAAGACCACCATTGCATACGATGAATCTTATGTTAGTAAAGAGTTGATGAAAGAAGCAATTGAGGCCCAGGGCTATAAGCCAGTGGGTTAA
- the crcB gene encoding fluoride efflux transporter CrcB: MISSVIVFMGGMLGALLRYELSRWLNKDRTIPWGTGLANLSGGMLLGYLIGAQESLNMPDWVWLLVTVGFCGGYTTFSTFSYEVMTLMKKRAYMTAFLYGAGSTMLTILGAALLL; the protein is encoded by the coding sequence ATGATCTCATCTGTTATCGTATTTATGGGTGGAATGCTAGGAGCACTTCTCCGCTATGAACTAAGTCGATGGCTTAATAAGGATAGAACGATTCCGTGGGGAACAGGACTCGCAAATTTATCTGGGGGGATGCTGCTTGGTTATTTGATTGGTGCACAGGAATCGCTTAATATGCCTGACTGGGTCTGGCTGCTCGTAACAGTCGGATTTTGCGGTGGCTACACAACATTCTCCACGTTTAGTTACGAAGTAATGACATTGATGAAAAAAAGAGCTTATATGACTGCCTTTCTCTATGGAGCAGGATCTACCATGTTAACGATATTGGGCGCCGCCCTGTTACTTTAA